TTTTGCCACGTGTTGCTGTTTTTGGTGTCACAAATGATTTAATAATTACAGATAGTGAAAGCATTGGAAACATATGCAGTGTAAAGCGGTGGTTTGGCGTTAAAACTGCTGTCAGGTCGTCACAGTGATACGTGTTGACAGACCTCTAGAGAAAAAGCCCATTTTTTCCAACATTAACCTATTATACACCTAAAATAAATAAGTTGCCCTTCTGTAATTAGGCCCAGTCTTAACTGAACAAATTCTTTCTTCTGGGGCTaatttgtaatgtgtgtgttcaactTTTACAGTTACATCCAGGTAAATACAAGACACTGAATTTCTTTAAAGAGATAGTGACTGGGGCTTGTGTCATGCCTAAAGttactttttttaaaggaattGAAACAATTATTAATACTGTTTTATTAGCATATTGTTACACATAAACATGGCTCTTATACCCTTATGTTAGCACAGTTCAGAATGGCAGACTCAAGTGACCCCGGTGGTCAACGCGTGCCAACACCCGGAGGAAGCAGCAGTAGTGCAGGGCTGCTGATGGGCCGGCGAGGGGCAGCTGGCATCACTGCTGGCCGTCTTCCCTCAATGCGGTCAAGAGATCTCACACTGGGAGGAGTTAAAAAGGTGATCCTCTGCTGTCTCTATTCTAGATAAATATCTATTTAGTGTGAGGAAACCTCTGACtaatatgttatgttttttgttttacagaaaACATTTACACCAAATATCATTGGccgaaaaataaaagaagagtAAGTGcctcaaaagaaaaacaaagagatcAAAGATCACGTCTTTATCTGGCTATTATCTTTGTTTGTCACATCAGGCCAAAACCTGACAGTGGCCAGAGGAGAGAGCGGAAAGAAAGTGATCGAGGTCGAGGTTCGAGAGATAGGGGCAGGGGCCGAGGGCGCccggaggtcatccagtcccgCTCTATTTTTGAACAGGGCCCtgcagagatgatgatgaaaaagaGAGGTGGGGGTCCAGCTGAATAGGCATTCACTTCACGTTGTTGGCGTGTGTTACACTTAAACTGTTATTGCACCTTATCCTGGTTTAATTGAGCCCTGCTATCACACCCAGGTGGCTATGAAAGTGAGAGAGATGCTCCGAGCACGGGCCCTTCACCAATCATTAACATTAAGAAGGAATATagggaaacagaggaggagaccaAAGAGATTCTGCGCAAGCTGGAACGTGACAATGTGAGTCACATGTGCATTGCCATTATTAAGAAGGTTTAGTGtactttttgttttaattttactCTCCTTCTTTCAGTTTATAGATGACCCCTTTCTTAGGAGTGAGCAGAGAAGCTGCCCTGTTCAGCTTCCCCTCGCTGTGTCAGGATGGGGCTTTAAGGAGGAATTTAGTAAAGCTGCTGTTAAACTTGAAAAAGTAGAGGAGGATTGTGAACCCATGGAGTCTGCAGTTGAAGGTAACCTTAGAGTTTGACGAAGTTCCTTTgtccacaaaaaaacacctgtgTTGAGGTAGCTTATGATTCTTCTTGTCCTCAGTGAAACAAGAGCCAGAGGAAATAGAAATAAAGAAGACGGAGGCAGTGTTCAGACCCCCTCCTATCCCTGAGCCTGAAGTCCTTCCTGACCTGCTGCACAGATGGAGTCTGAGCAAAGGTGAGGAGCTGTTCTTCATTCAGCTGCCCGACTCACTGCCTGGACAGCCTCCCACCAAAGAGCACAAGCCTGTGAAAACAGAGGTGCAGTCAGAGGATGGACAGTCTGTGCTTCTGAAAACAGAGACTCAGGTAGATATAGAACTGATGTATGTTTCAATACACAATCATTTTGAGGTTACATTtggtattttcattttaaacaggaagaggaagctgaagATAACAGCTGCAACCTGAAAGATCTACGGGAAGGTCTTGTGGGAAAGATGCTGGTGCGGAAGTCTGGCCGGGTTCAGCTCATACTGGGACAAGTGACACTTGATGTGTCTCTAGGAACAACATGCTCATTCTTTCAGGTATAATAGTAGCATTTGTATTGATGTTTCTCTGTAACATTCTTTACTAATATTTCTGACAtcatttcctctctctttaCCCTGTTTTTTGCAGGAGCTAGTGTCTATAAATACAGAAGAAAAAACGGGCAACTTGACTGTATTAGGCGGTGTCAAACACAAAATGGTTTGCTCCCCAGACTTTGAGGCTCTGTTGGAGAGCAGTGCTTGATGCTTACAAAGAAACGTGACCTCCAATAGAAGCTTGATATCggtttgattttgtgtttttgagtgACTGTAAGAACAATTAAATACACTATATGGAAAATAAGTAaggatttattttctttttctggcaGAATAGGCTTATTATGTCATAGCTTGAATGATGTGCCACGTTTCAGCACAGTTTTTGCTCCTGTATTCTGAAATGACTACACAAGACTGTACATggatgtaaatgtgtgaatAAAATTAATTTTGGTAATTATTCCACTTTGTTAAATCATTTAGTGCAGATATACACATTATGTTTGACAGTGGTGGCATCAAGTAGATATATATTAagatatttaaagaaaataaaaactgtttACATGAGAGAGATTGATTCAGATTGATGTTGCCTATCAAAATATTGCTCTACAGCGCCACCGGTGGCCATATATGTCCACTTTAAAATGGGCCTGCAGTGTCTTACTTGGACCAGCAGGGGTCAGGGCAGAGCTGACCGCGTTGTGTTGGTCCGGCCGT
The genomic region above belongs to Parambassis ranga chromosome 9, fParRan2.1, whole genome shotgun sequence and contains:
- the polr3d gene encoding DNA-directed RNA polymerase III subunit RPC4, translated to MADSSDPGGQRVPTPGGSSSSAGLLMGRRGAAGITAGRLPSMRSRDLTLGGVKKKTFTPNIIGRKIKEEPKPDSGQRRERKESDRGRGSRDRGRGRGRPEVIQSRSIFEQGPAEMMMKKRGGYESERDAPSTGPSPIINIKKEYRETEEETKEILRKLERDNFIDDPFLRSEQRSCPVQLPLAVSGWGFKEEFSKAAVKLEKVEEDCEPMESAVEVKQEPEEIEIKKTEAVFRPPPIPEPEVLPDLLHRWSLSKGEELFFIQLPDSLPGQPPTKEHKPVKTEVQSEDGQSVLLKTETQEEEAEDNSCNLKDLREGLVGKMLVRKSGRVQLILGQVTLDVSLGTTCSFFQELVSINTEEKTGNLTVLGGVKHKMVCSPDFEALLESSA